caaTGGCTCGAGCCGAGTCAAGCTTCTCGCCTCGTTCCTCAGCCTCAGTCTCAATGATCTCGGAAAGAACCTGGGTCACATCAGGAACAGGCCAGGTAGGACCACAGAGGTAGAAACctccctccttcttgacaaagGCATCAACCAGATCGGGCATGGACTGTCGGATTCGGTCCTGGATGTAAATCTTCTGGGGTTGGTCTCGAGAGAAGGCAGCACCAATGTGGGTGATGACTCCGGCATCCTTATAGGCCTCCCAGAGCTCTCCGTACAGATACTCCTCTCTCTTGTGTCGAGATCcaagatacaagtacacgtCTCCAATTTCGTGGCCCTGCTCTCTCTGCCaggccttctcctcaacaaAGGCCTTGAAGGGTGCCAGACCGGTACCCAGACCAGACATGATGATGGGCTGAGTGGTGAGAGGAGGCAGCTTCATGACGGAGGGCTTGACAGACACAACCAGCTCCTCGCCAACCTTGAGGTCGTTGATGTACTTGGAAGCCTGTCCGAATCTCTTTCGGCCCTTGGGGTCCACCCAGTCGACCACCACAATAAGCAGATGGACGGCGTTGGGGTGCACCTTCTGGGAAGAGGCAATGGAATACTCTCGTCGCTTCAGGGGAGCAACAATCTGGACAAGATCGGCAATGGTGGGTCGGGCAGAAGGGAACTCGGCAAGAATGTCAACAAAAGAATCGGTATCAACCTCAGatcgcttcttgagctcctcggcaCCAGCAGGAGAggcaatcttctccagagcagccttctcagcGGCGTCAGTGGCAAAGGGAGCAAGAGCCTCGTAGAATCGCTTAGGGGGTTTTCCAAAGAGATCGAGGTGCTCTCGGCAGATCTGCAGAACAGTTCGAGTCTCCGATAGAGAAGAGTCCTCAGAGTTTCGGATAGAAACAAGTTCGTTGGGGTTCAGGCCGTAAGACTCAATGAACTGGTCAACCAGCTCGGCATTGTTTCGAGCGTGAACACCAAGAGCCTCTCCAATCTCGTACTTGAGACCGGTGCCGGTAATGTCGAACTCGACATGGAAGATGTTTCGGTCGTAATTCTCGGGAGTCACTCGTCGTTTCTCCTGCACCTTTACCACAAAGTTCTTGGTGGAGATATCGGGTCGCAAAGAGTTCTCGGTTCCGTAGGCCTCCTTGAACACGACTcgcttggcagcctcggaaatggaggcagcagcagctccgccctcctcgtcctcacCTCGAACGTTGGCGGGGCCAAAGGCATTGACGGTGAAGTAAGGGGGCACCTCGAGCTCGGTCTCACCCTCAACGGTTCCCCATCCCTCAGTGTTGATTTCGGTGAGGGCAGATTCGTAGACGGTCTCGGCGAGCTTGGCGACGGTGGAAGCAACCAGCTCGGTGTCGACACCGTTAGCCTGGACAATCTTTGTGGTGATCTGATCCAGAGAAAGCTCGGGGTGGGCGAGCTTCCAGAAGGCAAGCTGCTCAATCATGCTCTCGGTTCGCCCAGAGGTCTCGGCATTGTCTCCGACAATAGAAGGATCAACAATGTGGACAGCGGCACCTGATAGAGCGACAGACAGCTTGAAGGAGTCGGTCAGAGCCTTGTCAAGGTCCTCCTGCTTGCTAGAGCcgaccagcagcagatcggTCTCGGGAGCAGTCACGTTGAGAGATCGCACAATGGACAGATCGCTGACAACGGTGAGGCTCTTGGGGATAGCCCGGTCGGTCGAGATGGTGGTCTTGACCACTCCTCCGGCAGTGTAGTTGTCGTACTCGGAGTAGTAGGTGACGGCAGCCTtgtccagagccagaacgTGAGCAGTGGCAGCTGCGGTGttggcagtggcagcatTGTCCAGGTTGAAGAAGGTGTAGTGGGGCTTGGGGGTGGTCTCGATTCCGAGAAGGTCTCCGAGAGAAAGACCGTCAATCTCCAGAGACCGGGCATACTTGACCTCATGGACCTTGACTCGGCCAAAGTCAGCAGAGAAGGCAATGGCTCCGGACACGTCAGCGAACAGCAGCGAGTGCTCGTAGGCAGACTCGACGGCGACAGAGTTCTGGACCTGGCCCACCACGGTGATGGACTCGGTGGTCTTGGGCAGAGTCTTGAGGAACTCGGCCTCAAGGAAGGGGGAGTAGATTCGCACGACAATGAGTCCGGCAGACTTGGGCAGAATCTCTCGggcagcctcggcctcggcgGATCCAAACACCACATACACCTGCTTGGCATCCGCGGCTCCCTCGTACTCAAACGCCTTGTAGCTGGTTCCTACGGCAGCGTTGAAGTTGTCGAGCACGGCGGCCACGGAGGCGTTGGAAGAGTCCACCAGCGATGAGTACAGGTCGTACAcagccttggtggccttgaTGTCACTGACTCGGGAGGTCTGTCGCAGAAAGTGCAGGCCGTCGTAGACGTGGACGGTGGGGTTGGCAATCGACAGCAGGGTAGCGAGAACGGTCATATTCTGGGCCTCGGAGGgcttggtggaggagaccaGGCCGAGTCCGATGCTTCGGGCAACCTCGAACACGGAGGAGTAGTCGGTCACCAGCTGCTCGGCGTCGTGGTCGTAGTCGACAGCGGCAATATTGAACGCCAGAGGGGAGGAAGCGGTGGGCTTAGCGGAGTAGGTGGCCAGCACGGGAGCCATGAGCTTGAGGGTAGCTGAGGAGGCCAGCACGCTCTGGGCTCCGGAGGGGGCGTTGGATCCGGTCTGGTTGTAGATGTAGCCCAGCAGGATAGCGGCGGCTCCGACTCGGGACTCGAGCTCGACAAAGTAAGGGACCTTGCCTGCGCCGTTGGTCTGGTCCTTGGCGTTCCAGGTCTTGACGGCTCGGTCGAGATCAAACGACTCGGGCGAGTAGGAGAAGAGCGCCTTGGATAGCGCGTAGGCAGTCTGCTCCACCAGCGCCTGGCCCGTCAGGTTGGAGGTTCCGGCCACGGAGGCAATGTCTGCCGACAGAGGGAAGGGGAAGGCCGGAGACGAGGTGGTGATCTGCGGCGCCTTGGTCTTTGCGCCCTTATCGGACTGGGGCGATGCCGAACGGTTGTCCTGGACTGAAGGAGCcattcttgttgagctAGAGTTGGCGGTTTGTGGGGGGAGAAAGTTGGCTGGAGAGGCGGGCACCGACTCTATTTATTGCAGCAGGCCCTCCTGACGGGGGGAGCAGCCTTTTTTCATGTGGCTGATCGTGGCTAGTAGCATAGGCTCTGTGGCGCGTCATCTGGCTTGAAAATGGCATAAAGTCCCGTGCAAACTCTATGATCACAGATGATGTGCTACCACCCGAGGATTGCGTGGGGGGGAGGTGTTAAAATGAAACGTTATGTTTTTGCCGCAACGATATGACATGAGCTATTTTGCCATGGGCTGAAATGACTGGCCCAAGGGCAAGTGGATCGCAAGAGTGCTTGATGACACTCGACGGTGGTGGGTGATTAGAACTCGTCCCAAACATCTTGCCGGAGCCAACAACCTGTGGCTTGCAGAAACTTGTCTGTCACAAGGTGTGTTCAGGTGGCTAATTCGTGGCtcagagaaagaaaaagaggcaaaaaaaaagcttGAAAGGctgaaaaataaaaaacattgattttttaaatttttcaatttttttttttttttggcatGGCAAGTTTCACTAAGCCACAGATGACGTTAGTTCCAACAACACTCATTGGACCGAGACAAGCCGCAGCAGATGGATACACGGGTATGAGTGCGGTACGGGTGCGGCAGTGCGATACTTGTGCGGACTCGTTACAAACAATGACCTTAgactggtactgtacagacTGGTACATGCTTCATCTCTCACTAGCCCGATCCGAGAAGACTCTCTCAATTACACCTTGCCAGAAGCCAAACACCCCTGTGGCAATGTGGCAGTGTGGCAAGGTGTAATTGTGGCATTGGTGAATCGGTGGCATTGGTGgcctgtgtctgtggctctCCGAGTCAGAGCATATTTGCGAGGCGCGAGTTCgatctggagctggacgTTGCAAGCAAACGTGTGTGAATGATGCACTGGCAATATGACAGTTTATGGGCGGTCGGCAGTGTATGGGCGGTCGACAGCGTTGGCAAGAGTGGAATTCGTATTCGCGCTTGTGGGATCGGTGACGGTTTCCCACTTGTACCGGTGGTGCGAGTGCTTGATCCACTTGCCAAATTTCTTGCCGATCAGAAGGAACAGAAAAGTATGTTAAGTACGACTACAGGCATGTACCCGTAGTTGCGGTGACTAGACACTACCAATGAAACAGTGGTGATTAACTGATGAGCCGCTTCGGTGTACTTTGAAACCGTCTCTGAAACTCCATCTGGTCTTACTCTGACTGAACACATAATCGGCCTGCAgtttgtatgtactgtatgtatatatttgtAGCTACTTTTACTGCTGTCAAGCAAGCACCATAGAGACGATGGGGGGGTTTTATCATGTTTGTGGAATTGATGACTCTCtgtctttctttctttctgATTAGTGGTATACTCCTCTCCCCCCAGCACTACTACAGTGACTTCTCGTCGCAAAAGCTGTGGTTGCAAAAGTTGTGATTGGTCGTCTGCTTCAACTATCTACCAACTGTAATGTCAACTATTAACAGCTTTTTACTTCAACTTTCTACCCGCCAAATGCCAACTTTAACCCCACACAATGTGCGCATAATCACATTCACCTTTGACCCCCTCAATATTTCATAcccgcctcctcctccactcgATACCACCAAAAGCCATGGCGACGTTCAGGATCTGCAAATACATCTATCTGCACAAAAACATGCCAACTGCACAGGGACTGGTCAGCAGCGGCATTGACCGCGACGCGTCCGAATGGACCAAATACCCACACTCGCCCCTTCAGCTCTCCATTGATACCACCCCCACCGGGGGCGCGAAAATCTCCCTCAAATACGAAAACACCTCTGTGGAGCATCTCGACATAgacgagattgacgagCGGTTCGGATCCATCTACGGAACAAACAACCCGCCGTTGGTGGCCAGTTGTAAACAGCCAGGAATTGGCTTCAAGTACTTGGTGAAGAGATTCCATACCATGGTGAGTGTGCAACGAGGAGTCGTTTCTGAATAATATTATTGATCCCCCACGCCACCAACAATACCCTGACATGATCCCCCACGCCACCAGCAATACCCTGACGCGATGTCCCTCTTCCCGCTAACCCAGACTTATCGCTTCCAAATCAAAGTCTCGTATATGGACGATTACGACCGGACAGTGGAAATGCAATCCAAGACAGGAGTGTGTATCAAGGGTAGGCCTTCCAAGTCTACCACGACTGAAGATGCCACCCAGACCTCCTTCAAAGATTTCAACCCAAAGTTCCGGTGGAACGGAGAgagtgatgatgatgacctCACCCAGATTGATGCCTTTCTCATGTCTCAAACCCTCTAACCCAACCTCCTGGTTCGGTTGCTGAGCCTGCATTTATGAGCCAGACATTGGTTGATACACCCAGTTCGTCGCAGTCTTATCAGCCGGTGAAGCCAACCCCGTTGTCGCGGCCACACCGGCCAAAGATATTCTCTGAGACTTTTACTTTGAAACACACTGCTGACAGTATCTCTTATCTGGGGGCTTCTCCAGTCTGCTCGCCCCACCCCCAACTTTCCGAAACGAGCCAAGTTGTGGAAGAAGCACTTTACCCCTGCAGATACGGACATTCGGAGCGGGAATGGGATGGTCAGCAGAGGAACCCAGACCGAGAACTCCAAATGGCTGACTGACACGCGAGCGATGGAGAACCACATTGTGGATGTGGTCCAAAACCCTCTGTTCGACGCATATGTTGCCCGCATCAAGGAGTTAATGAAGGGCAACCAATGAGA
This genomic interval from Yarrowia lipolytica chromosome 1E, complete sequence contains the following:
- a CDS encoding uncharacterized protein (Compare to YALI0E16368g, similar to uniprot|P39692 Saccharomyces cerevisiae YFR030w MET10 sulfite reductase flavin-binding subunit, similar to Saccharomyces cerevisiae MET10 (YFR030W); ancestral locus Anc_7.185); its protein translation is MAPSVQDNRSASPQSDKGAKTKAPQITTSSPAFPFPLSADIASVAGTSNLTGQALVEQTAYALSKALFSYSPESFDLDRAVKTWNAKDQTNGAGKVPYFVELESRVGAAAILLGYIYNQTGSNAPSGAQSVLASSATLKLMAPVLATYSAKPTASSPLAFNIAAVDYDHDAEQLVTDYSSVFEVARSIGLGLVSSTKPSEAQNMTVLATLLSIANPTVHVYDGLHFLRQTSRVSDIKATKAVYDLYSSLVDSSNASVAAVLDNFNAAVGTSYKAFEYEGAADAKQVYVVFGSAEAEAAREILPKSAGLIVVRIYSPFLEAEFLKTLPKTTESITVVGQVQNSVAVESAYEHSLLFADVSGAIAFSADFGRVKVHEVKYARSLEIDGLSLGDLLGIETTPKPHYTFFNLDNAATANTAAATAHVLALDKAAVTYYSEYDNYTAGGVVKTTISTDRAIPKSLTVVSDLSIVRSLNVTAPETDLLLVGSSKQEDLDKALTDSFKLSVALSGAAVHIVDPSIVGDNAETSGRTESMIEQLAFWKLAHPELSLDQITTKIVQANGVDTELVASTVAKLAETVYESALTEINTEGWGTVEGETELEVPPYFTVNAFGPANVRGEDEEGGAAAASISEAAKRVVFKEAYGTENSLRPDISTKNFVVKVQEKRRVTPENYDRNIFHVEFDITGTGLKYEIGEALGVHARNNAELVDQFIESYGLNPNELVSIRNSEDSSLSETRTVLQICREHLDLFGKPPKRFYEALAPFATDAAEKAALEKIASPAGAEELKKRSEVDTDSFVDILAEFPSARPTIADLVQIVAPLKRREYSIASSQKVHPNAVHLLIVVVDWVDPKGRKRFGQASKYINDLKVGEELVVSVKPSVMKLPPLTTQPIIMSGLGTGLAPFKAFVEEKAWQREQGHEIGDVYLYLGSRHKREEYLYGELWEAYKDAGVITHIGAAFSRDQPQKIYIQDRIRQSMPDLVDAFVKKEGGFYLCGPTWPVPDVTQVLSEIIETEAEERGEKLDSARAIEELKDAGRYVLEVY
- a CDS encoding uncharacterized protein (Compare to YALI0E16390g, no similarity), translated to MATFRICKYIYLHKNMPTAQGLVSSGIDRDASEWTKYPHSPLQLSIDTTPTGGAKISLKYENTSVEHLDIDEIDERFGSIYGTNNPPLVASCKQPGIGFKYLVKRFHTMVSVQRGVVSE